Proteins encoded by one window of Methanobacterium formicicum:
- a CDS encoding PQQ-dependent sugar dehydrogenase, with protein MRIKILAIASISLILIVIFLFFVFMAPQNNNETSYTTEILAENLEVPWAIDFLPDYRLIFTQRGGKVSILDGNNSIKTVGQVNVTQDSESGFLGIAVDPNFNSTHYLYVYYSLGDYNRISRFKLEGDQITNETVIRNNIPAAAIHDGGRLKFGPDGKLYATTGDSANPSLAQDTSSLAGKILRLNPDGTVPSDNPFGNYVYSYGHRNPQGITWGPSGIMYASEHGQNKNDEINIITRGGNYGWPLYEGNNTGTGYIKPMRAYTELTLAPSGIAYYHGALYVAGLRGTQLRKLTLSTDGQSIMGEKATLTQLGRIREAVEHQGYLYITTSNRDGRGVPQNGDDKIIRIKMT; from the coding sequence ATGAGAATAAAAATACTGGCAATTGCTTCTATTTCTCTGATTTTAATAGTCATCTTTCTGTTTTTCGTGTTTATGGCTCCCCAGAACAATAATGAAACCAGTTACACCACGGAAATTCTGGCTGAAAACCTGGAGGTCCCCTGGGCCATTGACTTTTTACCGGACTATCGACTGATTTTCACCCAGAGGGGTGGAAAAGTTAGTATTCTGGATGGAAATAATTCTATCAAAACCGTGGGGCAGGTTAATGTAACTCAGGATAGTGAATCTGGATTTCTGGGAATCGCCGTAGATCCCAACTTCAATTCAACCCATTACCTCTATGTTTATTACTCTTTGGGGGATTACAATCGCATATCTCGCTTCAAACTGGAAGGAGACCAGATAACCAATGAAACAGTTATCCGGAATAACATACCCGCAGCAGCCATCCATGATGGGGGTAGACTGAAGTTCGGACCCGATGGTAAACTTTACGCAACCACTGGTGACTCAGCCAATCCCAGCCTGGCCCAGGATACCAGTTCCCTGGCGGGTAAAATACTGCGACTCAACCCCGATGGTACCGTACCTTCTGACAACCCCTTTGGCAACTACGTCTACAGCTACGGGCACCGCAATCCCCAGGGAATAACTTGGGGTCCTTCCGGGATAATGTACGCCTCTGAACACGGGCAAAACAAAAATGATGAGATAAACATCATAACCCGGGGAGGAAACTATGGTTGGCCCCTTTATGAGGGCAACAACACGGGCACCGGTTATATAAAGCCCATGAGGGCGTACACGGAATTAACACTTGCTCCTTCAGGGATAGCCTATTACCATGGAGCGCTCTATGTTGCCGGTTTAAGGGGAACTCAACTGAGAAAACTCACCCTTTCTACGGATGGACAATCAATTATGGGAGAAAAAGCTACCTTAACTCAACTGGGGAGGATTCGAGAGGCTGTTGAACACCAGGGATACCTTTACATCACCACCTCCAACCGTGATGGTCGGGGAGTGCCCCAGAATGGTGATGATAAAATAATCCGAATTAAAATGACCTAA
- a CDS encoding tRNA (cytidine(56)-2'-O)-methyltransferase yields the protein MEVKVLRLDHRRVRDARITTHVCLTARALGASGVFLSGDHDKKLMENVQDVVKRWGGNFQVEYRKNWGNLLEEWKNKGGEIVHLTMYGEQVQDVTPKIRSSPRDKLVVVGGSRVPSKVYQEADWNVSVTTQPHSEVSSLAIFLHMLYEGKELNMEFEDGNMKVIPSANGKNVVMNSKEDKNDSLDEKKITRDE from the coding sequence ATGGAAGTTAAAGTTTTACGACTGGATCACCGTCGGGTACGTGATGCCCGAATCACCACTCATGTTTGCCTTACTGCACGAGCACTGGGAGCATCCGGCGTGTTTTTAAGTGGAGATCACGATAAAAAGCTCATGGAAAATGTTCAGGACGTGGTAAAACGTTGGGGAGGCAATTTCCAGGTTGAATACCGTAAAAACTGGGGAAATCTCCTGGAAGAATGGAAAAATAAAGGGGGAGAAATAGTTCACCTCACCATGTACGGAGAACAGGTACAGGACGTAACCCCCAAAATCAGGAGTTCCCCCCGTGATAAACTGGTGGTGGTTGGTGGTTCCCGGGTTCCAAGTAAAGTGTACCAGGAAGCTGATTGGAACGTTTCCGTGACTACCCAGCCCCACTCTGAGGTTTCATCCCTGGCCATATTCCTCCACATGCTCTACGAGGGCAAAGAACTGAATATGGAGTTTGAAGATGGAAATATGAAGGTTATACCCTCAGCAAATGGTAAAAACGTGGTGATGAATAGTAAAGAAGATAAAAACGATAGTTTGGATGAAAAAAAGATTACCAGAGATGAGTAA